From bacterium, one genomic window encodes:
- a CDS encoding Glu/Leu/Phe/Val dehydrogenase — protein MADKSFNAFKMAQEQFDKVAEKLGLDQATRDLLRNPMREIHFSIPVRMDDGSVKVFQGYRVQHNDSRGPCKGGIRFHPQETVDTVKALATWMTWKCSVVDIPLGGGKGGVICDPHHLSEREQEGICRGWIRQIAFNVGPVQDVPAPDVMTNGQHMVWMMDEYERIHNGKFPGMITGKPLGVGGSLGRTEATGYGAVYCMREALREMGIDIK, from the coding sequence ATGGCGGACAAATCCTTCAATGCCTTCAAGATGGCCCAGGAGCAATTCGACAAGGTTGCCGAAAAGCTGGGCCTGGACCAGGCCACCCGTGACCTGCTCCGCAACCCGATGCGCGAGATCCATTTCTCCATCCCGGTGCGGATGGACGACGGCTCGGTCAAGGTCTTTCAGGGATACCGGGTACAGCACAACGACTCCCGCGGACCCTGCAAGGGCGGCATCCGCTTCCACCCCCAGGAAACAGTGGACACCGTAAAGGCCCTGGCCACCTGGATGACCTGGAAGTGCTCGGTGGTTGACATTCCGCTGGGCGGCGGCAAGGGCGGAGTGATCTGCGACCCGCATCACCTGTCAGAGCGCGAACAGGAAGGCATCTGCCGCGGATGGATCCGCCAAATAGCCTTCAACGTGGGCCCGGTACAGGACGTTCCGGCCCCCGACGTGATGACCAACGGCCAGCACATGGTATGGATGATGGACGAGTACGAGAGGATCCACAACGGCAAGTTCCCGGGCATGATCACCGGCAAGCCGCTGGGCGTGGGCGGATCTTTGGGCCGGACCGAGGCCACCGGCTACGGCGCGGTCTACTGCATGCGAGAGGCCCTGCGCGAGATGGGCATCGACATCAAGAA